The genome window ACCTAACTCAAGTCTCTTGCTATGTGAGGAGTGGTCAATGGCTACATGCACATAGGAAGAGACTGTATATATTATCACCCTCTAGTTGTGTTACAAGGTCAACACATCTTCACATTGAATATCTCGTGATGCTTCTCATAAACTCCGTATATCATTCAGTAATGATCAAATTTACAGAGTGTGTCTGAACAACAAATGTCTTGCAATCCACACCTGTATTTCAGCACTCTGATATTATGTGATTATTGATGTGCTCTATCTGCTTTACATTTGTGGTTATATATTTTGGGGCCATTTTAGCTTTATTTATGTAATAGTACAGAGCTGTGACACagaggaaacatggggagagagatTAGGGGAGAAACCACAAAGGTCCTCAGCCAGGTTCAAATCTGGGACATTGAGGTTATGTGGTATGTGTCTTAGACCTTGAGGCCAACACAATGCCCTATATTCATGATTCTATGTTGTTGTATATGCACAACAGCAGTCAATAGAGGCAGGGGACCCCCTTATCAAAAAGCACCCGCGAGCTAAATTGTTCCTGGTAGGTCCAACATATTGTGTCAGGGTGAAAGATGGAGGCAAAGCATGCACTGAGAAGCAAAACTACTGTAAGCAGTGGGAAGCTTACAAAGGGAGACACAGCAAAGCCTTGCTGGATCTCTAGACCCTGACAAGTACTGATCAATCAGACGTTATGCTAATGGCCAGGGAACAGAAGACGAAAGTGATGATAGATGTAGAGGGTCTCAGGTGACGATAACTGGAAAAAAAGGGTAATATGTGAAACTAGAGAAACATTACGGGCTGAGAGAGGATCTAGAGAGCATTTGGAAAGTGAATTTACAACACAGTAATTGAAGACGAGATCAAAAGGAAGGTAGCTCCAAAAATTTCCAGAAACAACATCTGAGATCTGTGTGCAGAAAGTTACTGTAGGAACAAATGTTAGAATGTAGGAATGTTGTGTAGAAGCCTGAAATTCACAGACACAGGTTAATagacactgaaacactgagGAAGCATTTCAATAGTATCACATtaacaaatgtgcacacacattaaCTTTGTTACCTTTGTTTCCTGGATTCAGTGACaacactctttttttctctccagcaTTTCATTATATAACCTAATTGTATGTGAAAACCAGCCTCAGCTTCAAACAAAAAAGTTCCTGTCATTCTCTGTGAAGAGGAGGACATTTTGGTTCAGGGCCCTGACAGCTCAGCTGGTGTCATTTGAACCATAATGGCACTTCATACTGTGAAACAAGCTTTGACAGTCTCTGGCTACCACAAAACCAGTCTGGCAGGTGGGAAACTGGTGCAGTGGGCATGCCCAGCTCTGTGAGGTGAAGAATGAAGGATTCGGAGGCTGAAAGAGGGAGGTGTTAATCAGGGACAGGGAGGGGGAAGGCAGGCCTACCTGTTGTTGCTTGGATGAAGGTCagtgacaaacacaaagtagagtagaaaggagaggagaagaaaagagagaggaaagcagaggTGTTTAATGTGGTACCACCATGCTCTAACTGCTGACCCATGAGTAAACGCCTGGATGTGAAAAAGCTTCACCCATCTGCTCTCACCTCCACTCTCTGCTGACCTGTGTCCAATGGCAAAGCATGATCTGGTAGGTTCttcctttgtctttctcttaTAACAAAAAGTCCTTCTTCTTGCTACAGTGTGTCTCTTGGCCTCTCCTCTGACTTCAACCGTTCTCCAATCAATAGTCAAACTTCCTCCTTAATCAATACTCACCTGTCACTCCTGACTCACCAGACTCTGAATGGTGGTTCTTGTTAATCTGCTTCTTTGGTTGCTCTGTTTGAGTTTCAGTGTGTCGATTTCTCTGTAAAGTTTGAAGAGTGCTATTCATTGCAGGGACTGTAGGCTGACATCAgaggttttatttgtttcaattTACCTACCAGAGAGCAGATAAGACGGAAGCTTGGTTTTACCTAAACAAACTTAAAATGGTTTCTGTCTTTAGGTTCTATAGGGCAACACTTTTACACTTTGCTTGAAACTCTTTAGATTATAACACTGTTATTTACCTAATGTTGCAATCCTGTTTTTTTCGTAGTGTACCATGTATCTCCACAacatcaacttttcatgagctgagaaaaaaagcaatgttttcagctttgtgacaaggCATTTTACAAATAATCCAATGGGTTTTTAGGTTAAGAAGCAGGAGAATTTCTAACCTATAAAtaacacttaatccttcagtttatctgaaaaattcAATATCTGGATCTCCAAATCTGGAGATACATGCTTTTGGGTTCTTTAAATGTGCTTGACGTGACTAATGTTAAGCACATAAAGTATTAAATGGCCTGACTTGGATTTGCCTTGATTTATTTTAGGCCCTACAGACTGGGCAACTAAACATAAAGGGACACTTTAGTTTCCCATTTCATGTCAGGTAGTTTTGTAACTTTATATTATCATAGTTATTGTTTGAGTGAAATATTGAccttttaaatgtcatgtgAACCCCaatgttttcagtatttttccaTCATAATGGCTGATATACAAACTATGCAAGATGATCCAAGCGTATTCTGCTGGGAAATATGATGAACCTGCTCCTCCTATCCATCTATTTCAGCTTGGCCATTTTACTTCAATCAAGTGGGGTGTATGCTGCCTATAGGCATATTTTGAAACTTGATGAGCATGCAATAGAAATGGTCTCATGAAGCACCTTTTGTGCACCCATAGCTTTCTCCGTGCAACTTAGATAGAGAGATTAACTTTTTTCGACAAAGGATTTTTTCCCACCATTTATGAAGGTGTGACCAAAGTGATGAATGAAGAAGGGTCACAACAGCTAAAGAGATCATTATTGGTTGTTGGGAACTAAATCTTAGCTTTCTCTGCACTACAGGCAGGTGAGGTTACTGCTCAAGGCTGCACTAATCAAGACTAATTTGACTGCATTGAACAGGCAGTAACAGACACTGACCCTATAACTGCATTTCAGAATTTTTGAAGCCCCATCAGAATTTCTTAGTGCAAGGTTCTGTACATGTCAAACCGCTGCTATGCTGTGGAGCTTCTGACTGTATTAACTCATACCCATAGCAAAATTGATTACAAAAAATCCTCCTTATGTACTAAAACCGAACCCACTGTATATATAACCTTATAACAAAAGAGATAGTAATGACTCATCACAAAAATTAGCTTTCTCACATTGTATCACATTCCGTAAATGCTTGGATGACACTGCAAACAAGTGAACCACAAGTTTAGTCACATAACATTCTGCATTCGGGAACTTGTAATAGTACTCTGCTTTAACCTTTTCTAGTTGCATTCCACATGCCACAACATAGCAATATAATAAGTACATGTTGCAACCGTATGTGAATGTATTAGCTCAATTTTACTGAAAAAGAAATAggtcgacattttgggaaatacgctgatttgctttcttgccgagagttaggtgaaaagaacaaaaccacTTTTATGACTGtccggtaaatatgaagctaatgCCAGCAGCCGGATAGCTTAATTTatcacaaagactggaaatgaggggaaacagctagcctggttctgtacaaatgtaaaaaaaaaaaatccaacacctctaaagcttacttaGATATCTAGTTTGTTATATCCCAGAAACTTCGGGAAGTCACTGTGCTTGGCCAAGAAATGTAAATTAGTGCATAtaaattactgagctttagagagATTAGAGTATGCagattttgttagctttggacagagcaagtCTAGCTTTTTCCTCCGTTTCCAGTCTTgcactaagctaagctaaccagctagctCTAGCTACATAGTTAGCATTAAGatacaagagtggtatcaaccttcccatctaactctcgtcaagaaagaaaacaagtgtatttcccaaatgtcgaactattcttttaacttATTTGTAATGTTGCTACGTACAGTGCAAACACGTAAAAATATTGGAAGCTAAATTGTCAGTCCTTTACGTAATCTCTGGCACTCCTTGACCTTTCCTATCAATGTATTTTCTGTCACAGCATCCTTGTTTACAGTAGCTAAACTTACGGAGCTAAACGGAATAaacttaaataaacaaaacaaaggaaagttTTGCAAATCATTGTGGTAGACAGACAAGAGATACACAGATGCAGACAGATATCACTGGCAGTCTTAGCGGCTATTTTTTAAACAGGGAGAGAGTCTGACTAACCTGTATATCTGTAAATTATGAGTCATTCACAGTGAGCTCATGACAGAGCTTTAGCCAATTGGGTAAAAGCGCTGTTGACACTACTTGCTATCAAAACCTCAGTTTTAGGTGTCTTTTTTCTCCCTATTACTCCTCTTTTGTGAGCAGATGTTAACCTACCTGTCCCAAAAATTCAACTACTGATTAACTCCTTTGTCTGAAGTACTTGATATGGCTAGGGGGAATTGTGAATAGAAAAATGAGGAAATGAACTGTTAAAACCAGATCTTTTACACGCTGTTGCTAGGATACATCACTTGTGTCTTTGTTCGTAAGATTGTTACCCAGGTGTGGACTTAAACATAGACTTGATAATAGTGTTAAGATTGCATGAAGGACAATGGGCTATGTGCTCAGTCTTGGCaaccaaaaaaatgtaattgccTCCCTATCTATTGTCTATCTATCTACTGATATTATTATACCTATTAAATATAGCATGGTATCTTGTTTCCAAAGGCAATAGATGACACAATAATGGACAAAGACTTCACATTACATTGTGTGTTATTACAATAAgggattttatttatgtaaggACCTCTCGCTATTATTTGCTTTCCCCCTGTCTTTTCTTCGCAGAACGAGCCCCCTCCTCCTTACTACTCTGTTGCCGTGACCACCCTGCCCCCAGTCCTATGAGGAGGTGGTGTATGGCGTGGGTCCAGGCCTGACACCTCCCGCCCATCCGTATTACATCCCCCGGTATCCATCACCTGTGGTTGTTCCCCAAGTCACACAGTCAAGCATATGTGAGTGTTATTGGCGGCTCCCATATTTGCCTGAGAATACAATGGATGCAGTTGTATGAGCAAAACAAAATGGAGACAGTCGCTTCGAGGattattattgtgtgtttgagtatATGTTTTGTGTACTGTGTCCAGCCCCAAGCAGTAAGAGGAGGAGATGCTGCGAGAGTAATGCCCGGTGTTACGGAGGGTCAGGGGGAACCTTACTGGTGCTTGGTCTGCTGGCACTGGCCATCTGGCTTGGAGGTATATTGTGTTTATTCATACAGATCACTGGACATTGTCATTAATATTCATTTGCTGCTCTAATTTATTTAGGACTGTTGTAACTGCATGCAAAGAAAATGTTAGTCACATGTGTCTTGTGCCCTTGTGGTTCTGATGACAGTAAATTTGTTTgcctatgttttgtttttgttttttttggtaacAAGGCATACTGTTACAAAGGATTGTAAGTTGGAACAAAACAACTTTATGACTCCTCCCCCCTATTTCCATTGAGCTCTGCTGACATTCATAAAATGTAGGTAGTTTAAGTATTTAGTATCTTTTTAAGgaatatttcattttagtttttatttagttaAGCCTGTTGCACATGTTCAGTATTAAAATAGACAAAATCATTTAAGGGAATTGGATTACCCTGGGATATGTAAATAACTTCAAGGTGTTCATAGGCGTGAGGGAGGCAGAGATGATGTATTAATTTTCAGTTGCAGTTTTTGGTTCTTATTTCATGTCtagatttagttttagttaacaataataataataatggcaaaCTCAACCTCTACTTACCCACACTCATTACTACCCACTCTACTCCAATGACAGTTCGTTATGGCACCCGGTTGGCAACAGTAGCGTTCCTCTACGATGACGACGATGATCACAGATATGAAAATGCACCCTTGCCAAAGTATGACACCTGCCCCAACAACACTGTCCAATGTGATGCGATAAGAGACTGCCAACTGGGCACTGACGAAACAAACTGTGGTGAGtgggcacatgcacacacagaagcacacacatataccttAACAGAACCAGACTTATACAAGTGAAGATGGTGAAGAAGGATGGCCAGACACTTGACAGCCAAGTCTCACAGGTTTAGTAATGGGGATGATATTCTATGGCAGGTACATATATTTAGTGTCAATGAAACTTAAATCTACATTAATAGTGTTATCAGTAATTTTATctatataatacatttaagtACAAAGTGTATTCCAGTAGATAGCACATCatttaattttgtgaaaatgttgaaattcaGTAACAGGGAATTATAATGTGAtttgaagaaagaagaaagaaattgcACACAGCAGTATACTTGCATTTCAGAGTCTTGCCAAATGAAGcaaatttatttcacatttgatttttgctttcactgtaattgttttgtAGTTGCAATAGTAGCAGCACACAGGCCAAAGACTCCACATTACTGTCACATAGTGTTGAGCATAACCCACCGAAGAGACTCTATCTAAGTtgcctgcttttctttgtctccccCAGTGAGGTTTGGCGAGAATGGCAGTCTGCAGGTCAGGTCATCTCAAGCTGACCGCTTCCTACCAGTGTGCTACAGAGGCTGGGACCAGAGCTATGCCGACCAGACCTGCACTCAGCTAGGATTCAGAAAGTAAAGAAACATCACGTGAACTCAACTGTAATTTTGTCAAAGCTAAATTAACCTAAAGTGTGCTAAACAACACACTTAAAATAACCTTGGAGCAGTAGTTCTGAATGCTGAAAATCATTCTAGATCAGCACTCCAACATCAAAATATGACCATTCCCCATCATCATTCAGAGCTAGCTCAGTCTTCATGAAGGAGTGATTTATTTTAAGGAGTCATTTTGCCAGACCCAATTTCAACAGCAGCTAGTGCACATGTGGGCTTCTATCTCCAACCTGTAATTTACCCACTGAGATCCATCTAATTTctcctcacctgctgctgtgtgtttaggGTTGAATTGATTCTCCACGGGTCTCTCTGGGGTGTCTCAGTGTGACAGAACCAGAATGAGTTTTCAGACCCAATCAGGCATTGTTTTTCGACAAAATGGTCTCCGTATGAGCAAGTTTATCTCTTCAGCTTTCTGATTTGCCCTTCTCTCTATCTTCAGGTCCTATGTCACCAAAGCCATTAAATCCCAGGAGTCCACTGGTTTAGCATTGACCAGCAGATCATCTTCGCCTATCCAGGGTCTGGTAAAAGTCAGGTATGCAATCTAGTCCTATTCCCCCTTTGTTTCATACACAGCTCTGACTTAATGTATGATCCTTCCAATCTCAGTTTATTATGAAATCTTCCTCAACATGTAAAATCTATCAATATTTGTGGAACAAGTTCAAAAAATATTACGCCCACAGactgtttctccttttttatgGGCTTATAATACTACAAAAAACAGCAGTAAGGTGCACATTGGTTTACTATATGTACTCATATTAACTGACATGTTTTTCTCATTGTGGCATTACACAGTGCTTCCTGTCCAGACCAGGAGATTGTCTCCCTGCAGTGTATGGGTAAGGAGCCTCCATCTGTTCCTAAAGTCATGTgtcacacacagttacacaagctctctctctctctgtctctatctcacacacacaatacactgCACATCCATGCCTGCTGGCATACCGCTTACCTGAAAACAATGTTGACAATTTCTACAactactgctgctgttcatATACTGCATAACCCCCAGCATCCACCTGTAGGCTCTGAGTCTACCTTTCTGTGGGAGGTAGTTATTctcatcactccctgctgtgTTGAGCTTGGTGTTTCTTTGTGGGGAGTGATGAGGCCATAACCTAGACGACAAACATCAAGGCTGTACATATTCTACATTCACATAATCTATTCCATGTGAgttcacagaaagaaaaattgcAAAATTCTGTCTACAATAAACACATTGATGTTCGGTACATTGAATTAAACTCATCACAtgtgtaaacaaaacatttgtaactcattttgttcattttaaattcaaaattgcTTAGAATCACTGGTTtggaaaacagttttataaagCAATAACACAATATGATCATTCTATGCACCACCATTTCACTGAAACTCACCAAAGGATAATATTGATTTATCTCTCAACCCTATATAAAGGATGTTTCAGCTGTTTCTTTGGTATTGTACAGTATCTCACATTGCCTTCCGTTCCCAGACTGCGGTCGGCAGCAGTCTACATCCCGGATCATTGGGGGCAGCATATCTAAGATGGGTCAGTGGCCTTGGCAGTTGTCGCTCCACTTCAGAGGATCCCACGTCTGCGGAGGAGTCCTGATCTCTCCTGACTTTGTGCTGACTGCTGCCCACTGCTTCCCAAGGTGACTTGACACAGAAAATGTGTACTCACAATCTTTTCCACACATTCTTGGAACAGAATTCATACATTGTGATTGTAGAAATGTATATTGTTCAGCTGCAGTCCCCAAAGCTGAactgaaacatttcaaagtTACAATCCAAAGACTCAGAGTCCTTTATGCTGAAAACATAAGCACCAATGGCAAATCAGTATGAGTCTATTGCTTTTCATTGAACAGTCTCTTTCTGTGTCACAGAAGCAACTCCTTAGCTCTCTTGGCAGACAACTGGAAAGTGTATGGTGGAGTGGTATCTCTGGACAGACTACCTCAGCCCTACCTAGTTAAGAATATCCAACTGAATGAGAATTACaacagcaaaactaatgaccaAGACGTTGCTCTGCTCCAACTTACATCACCACTTCTTTCCAATGGTTAGTCACAACTTCacttaattaaaataatgtttgttcATCCTACTTTCATACCTGAGGCTGCACTCAGAATTTGGTCCTCATATTGGCACTTGTTTAGCTATCATGGTGGAAATTAGATTCTGAATCAGGAAAGGGTTTTAACATGATTGCTCATTCAAGACAGAAAGCTGTTCATGTTGGGAAGAGTATGTGTTCATAAGCTGTATGTAGTGTCGCCAGGTGGGTGACTGAATGGCTTGAAAGACAGCCCTTCTGCTGGCTGACCCTGGTTCATGAGGCTGTCAATAAACATTCACTCTGCAGCTGAAATGTCCTTGAAAAAGTTGCTAAATTTCTACAACCTCCTAGAAGTGTCTTTGCTCTGCAGCTGCAGGAAAATTAACAGCCCTCACTCACTGATTCCAACATTGTTACATTAATCTACAATTTGATTCACATTGATGATTTAATATctgagaataaaaacagaatttggTCATTTAAGTTCTATACATTCAGTAACAGTAACTATCATGGAAATGTTTCTCTTGCTGTTGAGTCTGAGCTTTCAAAGACCACAGTCATACTGGTAATCTGATTTGCCCAGCCCAGTGTGTATGCATCTGTCTACAGCACTATCCTTTTGAGCACACAAGGTTGCTGGTGTGTTTGGGAAAGTGAAATACATCTTTTTGTGTTATCCAGATAAAGTTCAGCCAGCTTGTCTGCCAGCTTTTGACCAGCAATTTTCCCAAGGAACCAAATGCTGGACCTCAGGTTTTGGCACCACTGGGGCAGGATCAGGTAAGCTGGGATATAGAGCCACCTACAGTAGTAggtaatttacattttttgtatattttattgaatCCCCATTAGCTTCATCTGTAGCAGAAAGACACATTTAGGCATATGGTCTACTTTAGGTACATCTGTATGTTTTTAAAGTCTAAACCCTTGTTGATCTAGTACTGTTTTATGACCTTGACTAGATCAGATCACACAggcatattttattttctctggtCATTCAAAAACTGGATCTTTTTGTGGATAAGGAAATTGTTTTAAGCATCCTGGGGTAATACAATTTATCGATGGCCATTAAACTacataatacaataaataaatgcatttaacaGTGGATCATAGATCTGGTACCCAAGTCTGTCTTTACTAGGTCAAAAGGCaggattctctctctctcacacacatacactatccAGAGAGCTAGGGCAGAAGTCAAAAAGCAGGCAGATAGTCATCAGAAGAAGTACAGGCAGGCCAAACAACAGAATAAAGTCTGGACCCCCTGAGGGAACATGGAAGAGCTACCAGAGAGTGACTAGTGTCTGTCCTCTATACTGAGGTTGACAGCAAATGAGAAAGATTCTCAGAAAATTCTATAGTAATGTCTGATGGGCAGGTGCAGAATGACAGCTCTCGAACGAAGAAATGATAGTGAACTAGCTGTTGCCATGGCAGTGCACAAATTTATTAATCTGCTAAtcctatttttaaaatcaatgtaCCAGGTTTAAATGTTTAGTTGGGAAACTGGGAGAGGACCTAAAAGCTGACAGAGCAGGTTCAGTTcaacagttttaatgaaaaaaacaatgctTACTCGGgttacaggcaggcagtggtcacaaCCAGGTAAGCAATCAAAAGaaaaggcaaacaagtccaacaggGAGCCAACAAAAACCAAACTCCCATAAATAGAGGCACACCAGAAACAGAGCATACATCCAAGAAACACAGTATACTAGGGTTAGGAAACTTAACACACGTACTACAACGATCTAACACAGCACagaagaagacactgacttaaatacactcaggtagggggaGACAACCTGACACAGTTGACGCCAATAatacaggtgaaaacaatcacagcaatcaaagacaggaagcaaaactaacaaacacatGAGAGAAggagaatatttaaaaataaaacaggaaataaccaaccacaaacccaaaaccatgacacaatGCAAATATTCCCATTTATTCAGCCactattttgaatattttagagTATTGTTAGAAAAATTATTGAGCATATTGTTTCCTCCAATACAGGCACTGTCTCCAGGAATCTGATGGAAGTGACTGTGGACATCATTAGTGCACAAGTGTGTAACAGCCCTAGTGTGTATGATGGCGCTGTGACCAAGAACATGATCTGTGCTGGGGACCTGCAAGGAGGCAAAGACTCCTGTCAGGTGAGCAGTCAGTGTCAAGGGACTGGTGTACAGTAATCAGATGAATATACATTGTGCCTTTAACATCCAGCAAACTTTAGAGTTAAACTTATGTTAACTAAGTATGAACCATATTTTCCAGGGTGACAGTGGTGGACCTCTGGTGTGTCAGGCAGAGAGCCGTTGGTACCTGGTGGGGATCACCAGCTGGGGAGCCGGCTGTGGTGAAAGAAACAAGCCTGGCGTTTACACCAAAGTCAGTAGTGTTCTGCCCTGGATCTATAGCAACATGCAGGTAAGAATGGATGgagcgagaaaaaaaaaaaagaatagtgtAGTGTAGGAGAGCATGTTTGACATCCAAATGACTCAGCTGCATTTAGATTTGGTCACAGattttcaccatcttaattCTTCCTGTGCCTCCTACAGCAAAGGAGGCAGTGATGTCCCTTTGTCTCCTGCTGGTGGACTACTTTCCCCCCTTACCCAATGAACCCTGCACTACGAAGTCGTCTCAGAGATATGGATGGATTTACACGTAGAAGAATAAATTGATGAGGAGATACTGCAGACGGATGAAAGGTTGCACGCTGGTTTTAGGGAGTAGCAGTACGACAAAATGCACAATTTGAACACAGGACTTCTGTCTTGGTGTTCTGCATCATCTATATTCATCCTCTGTCATACAACTGTTATGTGTATTACCTGAACCCGATTATTGATACACACTAATCGACGCACTGACTCAAGTCTTGCATTCTTGATTGTATTCCTCTGTCCCTGTGTCTCAGCCATAAGTCAAACATAATTATATGTTTGCCTACATGTTAAGCAAGCTTTAAAGATGGCTCTCTCTCTTTGTACATGTTCTGTGCCAATGAAACACAGTCCATTCCACTGTGATCTCCTTAATTGGTTAGAAAAAGATACtcttttaaaattaataatgatTGTCCAGGTGTGTTTTTTCTCAGGGACACATCTCAGGCTTTTCAATGTAGACTATAATTTAccatattataaataaaaatggacattgttgacatgttcactttgtgaagaaagaaagcagTATGACCCTTGACTCCCTTATTGAGCTGGCACTCTGTCTGTGCACCTAAACCTCCCCTTGTTCTCACACTGTGAAATTTTccagacatttttcttcttaCATTGCATGTCAACTTGTGTGTTCTTTGTGTGTCATATTTATGTGCCTTGGGCATTTTGTCTAACATCATCTTCTATTGGTCTAACGTGTGT of Siniperca chuatsi isolate FFG_IHB_CAS linkage group LG7, ASM2008510v1, whole genome shotgun sequence contains these proteins:
- the tmprss13a gene encoding LOW QUALITY PROTEIN: transmembrane protease serine 13a (The sequence of the model RefSeq protein was modified relative to this genomic sequence to represent the inferred CDS: inserted 2 bases in 1 codon), which codes for MAKHDLNEPPPPYYSVAVTTLPPXSYEEVVYGVGPGLTPPAHPYYIPRYPSPVVVPQVTQSSISPSSKRRRCCESNARCYGGSGGTLLVLGLLALAIWLGVRYGTRLATVAFLYDDDDDHRYENAPLPKYDTCPNNTVQCDAIRDCQLGTDETNCVRFGENGSLQVRSSQADRFLPVCYRGWDQSYADQTCTQLGFRKSYVTKAIKSQESTGLALTSRSSSPIQGLVKVSASCPDQEIVSLQCMDCGRQQSTSRIIGGSISKMGQWPWQLSLHFRGSHVCGGVLISPDFVLTAAHCFPRSNSLALLADNWKVYGGVVSLDRLPQPYLVKNIQLNENYNSKTNDQDVALLQLTSPLLSNDKVQPACLPAFDQQFSQGTKCWTSGFGTTGAGSGTVSRNLMEVTVDIISAQVCNSPSVYDGAVTKNMICAGDLQGGKDSCQGDSGGPLVCQAESRWYLVGITSWGAGCGERNKPGVYTKVSSVLPWIYSNMQQRRQ